The segment TACTATTGGTTCTGGGTAATGTACCCCTTGTACTGATATTTTCATTTTTCATATCTGTTGTTGTATATAATAAGAGTGAATTTATAAGATCCTTTACCAGGGCAGCTTTTTATTTTCCTGCTGTATCAAGTGTTGTAAGTATAGGTTTGGTTTGGAAATGGATATTTAATCCCATTCATGGTATTTTAAATTATGTATTGGGTATTTTCGGGATAGAAGGAGTAAACTGGCTTGGTGATAAGAGGTATGCGCTCCCGTCACTGGTAATAGTGCTCTTTACTTTATCCTTAGGACAACCGGTAATTTTATATATAGCGTCAATTGGAAATATTCCTGCAACATATGCAGAAGCTGCAGAAATTGATGGTGCCTCAAGATGGGTCCAGATAAGAAAAATAATATGGCCATTGGTTAAGCCAACTACATTGTACATAATAATAATTACAACAATCAATTCATTCCAGACATTTGCCATTGTGCAACTGTTAACAGGAGGCGGTCCTTTTTACAGTACCTCAACAATAGTGTTTCAGCTCTATAAGACAGCATTTGAATTTGGTGAATTTGGCCTGGCGACAGCTATGGGAGTAATATTGGCAGTTATTGTAGTAATAATATCTGTTTTCCAATACAAGTATTTATCCACTGATATAGAGTATTAATAAACTTTATTAAGCTCCAGCATTAAAAACTTATAATTAAGGAGTTGGAAATAAGTGACTGCTAATAAAGTTAAGATCTTAAGAAAAAAGAAAAATAAACCGGCATCATATATATCATTAACAATCGTGATTATAATGGCATTATTGTTTTTATTTCCTTTTTACTGGATGATAAGCAATTCATTTAAATCGCTCTTTGTGGCTATATCCATACCACCGGAATGGTTCCCTAAAAAACCAATAATAGATAATTATGTACAGTTATTCAGACATAATACTTTCCGTTGGTTATTAAACAGTATTATAGTATCTGCGGGAACAACCATACTGGTGCTTCTTACCAGTTCAATGGCAGGTTATTCTCTTTCAAAAAAGGAGTATCCGGGGAGAAATCAGATATTCTGGCTATTTGTGGCTGTAATGACTTTGCCGAAGCAGGTTCTGCTTGTTCCATTATTTATATTGATGAGAGAAATGAACCTGTTTGATACTTATACAGGCTTAATTGTACCTGCAGTAGGCTGGCCTTTTGGAGTATTTCTCATGAAGCAGTTTACCCAGACCATGCCATCGGAATTGTTACAGTCGGCAGATATAGATGGATGCAGTGAGTGGCAGAAGTTTGTCAAGATAGTTTTACCGCTGGTAAAGCCTGGGCTTGGAGCTCTTGCAATATTTACGTTTATGTCCTCATGGAACGACTATTTCTGGCAGTTGATCATGATAAAACGAACCACAATGAAAACACTGCCTTTAGGAGTTGCAGGTTTTCAGGAAGAGTTCAACAACAATTATGGAATAATGATGGCAGGCAGTACACTTGCATCACTGCCCATGCTGGTGGTTTTCCTGCTTTTCCAGAAATACTTTACCCAGGGAATCACGCTGGGGGCAATAAAGGGATAATACCAGTTTCTGTTTTGGTTCAATATAGATGCTTAAAAGACTTTTTAAAAAGTCTTTTTTTTATCTTTTTATACTATGGCACCCAGGAAATATCAATGGCAATAAGATAATTTACCAAATTATGGTAAAATACAGTCATAATCATTTAATTATATAAATAAAATTCAAATAGTCGTCATATCTAATATCTATTTAGGATAGGAGGAAAAGTATATGAAAAGAAGCAAGCTAAAAAATTTTAGCGTTATTTTTAACTTTCATAATGTTATTTAGTTACTTCACTGGAATAACCATTGCTAATGCAGAGAAATTCCGCGGCGAAATTCAGACATTTGGGGAAGTTACAGCCTTCAAAGCATATCTTGCAGAGAAACCTCCTGTTCTTGACGGTAAATTAGATGATGAAGTATGGTTTATTAATAATGAACTTTCATATGCTGAGGGTGAATTGCCGCCTGCTTGTAAAATGGGAGCTTTGTGGGACCAGGATAATTTATATATTGGATTAAGAGCTGCGGGTGATAATATTTCAACTATAAGTTTTGTTATTAGTGGAAGCTTGGAGGGCAATATACATACTATAACATATGATGTTTCAACAAATTCATTTAACAAAAATGATGTAGGAGCAACTGCAGCAGTACAATACAATGCAGGAAAACTGGAGATGGAAATTGCCCTGCCCTTTAGCAGCGCAGGAATTGTTATTAATGAATACTACATGCCTATCTACTTGAACTGCAAACTGGAAAGCGATAATGGCAGTGTATCATTTTCCGGATCATCCATACCATCTGAGGGAGCGAAAATAATACTTGCGGGAGAATATATTCTTTTAGGTGACACTTGTGAAAACTTACCTGCAAAAAACTGGGTAAAAGAGCGTTTTCCGGACAGTAATTATTGCTATACCAATGACTCTATTAATTCTGCCGGTAAACCTAATTTTGCAGAAGATGAGTACTTTCTTTTTTATCATGATGGCACAAACGAAAAGTCTGCAGGCATAATGAAAAGAGGAATTGACTACAAGGATGGAGATATAGATGTTGAATTTGATTTAACTCTCAGAGACCTGGTAAGTGTATCAATTAATCAGGCATGGAGAGGTTTTACTTTTTGCATTAAAGGAGCAGTAAAAACAATTAAATTTGCTTTCGTTAAGAATGAAAACAACAAAATTGAGTTTCATGTTCTTTATGATTTTAATTCGGTAAACAGAGTAGGAAGATCAGAATATGTGGAAACAAGTCTGGATTTCAATGAAACTGCCCGCATTAAGGTAAGTGTGACTAAGGATAATACTCTTACCCTTTACATAAACGATGTGCAGGAAGGATATTTCACTGACTTAAACTGCCTTGAGGGAGGCAATTTTATAGAATTTATGACATCAGTCTACAATAAAATTGAAGGAACAGTTGTGGCAGAACTGGATAATATTTTAGTGACAGTTCCGGCTTATTCCTCAAACGAAAGAATTGTAGAAGATGTTCTTGAAAAAATAGATTTTGAACTGATAAAAGGTTTAAATGACAAACCGGAGATGGTTACAAGCGATCTTTATCTGCCCAAAGTATTCAATCTTCCGTATATTTCAGGTTCAATTCCCTTAATATGGGAAAGCAGTAATCCAGATATGATAACTGATGATGGTGTTGTGCAAAAAGCCGGAGGCGGCCAATGGGTTACTCTGACGGTTACTGCTACTAAAGGAGAAATAAGCCTTTCAAAGACAATAGAAGTATATATCCCTGTCTTTTCTGAAACAGGAATGGTTGGATTAGTATATAACGATGAAAATCCATACAATGGTAAGTTAAGATCAATAGGTGTAGATACAGACTTTACTTTGGACATTAATTGTAACAGTGTTGGATTGGATTTAGGAGAACAAACCCGAATAAACAGGCTGGTTTTGCGTGATAGTGATAGCATTTCAAGGTTATCAGCTAAAGATCTGTCAATATACATAAGTGATGATAATGTTAATTATACCAAAATCAGAGGATGGGATTTTATCAAACAGGGTGCAGTTTGTACTATTTATAATTTTGATGTTACAACCCGTTATATTAAAGTCCATTGCCATTTGGATGAGACTGAAGGAGCAGATTTTACAAACAATTTGCAGGAAATTCTTTCAGCAGGGTATTCAGATGAACTTTTAGGCGCTAATAACGGAACATTCAGGTATAAGAAAGAGATTATTGTGAACAATCCGGAAAATACTAAAGCATATGACGGGATAATTTACTTGACACTTGAAGGTTTAGACATACCTGAAGTATATCTTAAACCGGATAAATCAGATATCAGATTTGTAATGGAAGAAAATATATCCAGAATATTGTATCATTATTATGATGGAAAGGGTTTTTATGTACGGATACCTGAAATACAGCCCAATGACAGTCAGAAAATTACAGTATATTATGGAAATCCATCGGCTGAATCAGTAAGCAATGGACAGGGAACCTTTGAAATAGAATATGGAAACAGGACTGTAAAAGACCTGACCGTAAGCAGTGTATTTAATGATAATCTTGTAGTGCAGCAAATGCCTGACGGATCATTAATTGCCATTGCAAATAAAGCACAGAAGCCCTGCGCAATATATCAAAGAGTGTCAACTGACGGTGGAAGGACATGGTCTGAGCCCAGGATTCTTGTAGATGCTTCCAATAACAGACGCAATGAAGCAGGTGGTTTCCTGGTTGACGGTAACAGAGTCTATTTGATTTATTATCAGTACGATAACTTTAATGCAGAAAATATGGCTTTATCCGACTGTAAACTGGCAATCATATATACGGATGATAGCGGTAAAACCTGGAGCCAACCATATATAGTAGATACAAATCATTCATATTCCCTTACCTATTCTAATGGAATAAAAACATCAATAGCAGATGGTGAAGGACCCAATGTTGATTATGTAATTCCTTACCACTTCCAGTCTTCTGACACCGGGTCATTTAATGTTTCAGTAATTTATTCAACTGACAGCGGAAAGACATGGACATCCAGCCTTTCTCAAATTGATTTTCAAGGTCCTGCCGGATTCGAAGGAGGCCCGACCGAGGCAGCTATAGCAGAGCTTTCCGACGGAAGACTTACTTTATTAATGAGATGTCAATATTCCGGAGTAGAAAAGTTCTGCCAGTCTTTCTCAGATGATTATGGAATTACCTGGCAGGAAACAGCTGTTTCTTCAAATGTGTATGCGCCTAACACCATGCCTGTATTAGACCGGTATAATGATGACATCGTTCTGGTCTGGGGAGGAAATAATGCTTTGGGTGGTACTTCCTATAAAAGATTTCCTCTTACTGTTGCATATTCACAAGATGATATGAATACCTGGAAAGGTAATTTAGATATGTTCTCCAAGACTTCTCTTGCAGATTTATTTTCCCCCAATAATGTGGTTCAGCCAGATGTTACACCATCAAATTATCTGGGCAGTGATGATTACTTTATAGGTTGGTGGAACAACTGGAATGGGGTTAAGGGAATTCTGATAGAGGATTTCGGTGATTATCTGTATAAGACAAAGGGAGCCTACAGCGGATTTGAAAACAGTTCTCTGAAATATGATGGATGGCTTGAAGCTGGTACAACTATTGAACTTTCTCAAGACCGCTCTTCCCACGGAAATGGTTCCATGAAGATAATTGACCAGGCTGGTGTTATAGCAAGAGCCTCCCGTTCTTTCCCATCAATTACAAAAGGAAGTATTCAGTTTGATGTTAATTTTGAAGCTCTGGACACACAATTCTACGTAGAGCTGAAAACAGCTTATAGTAATACTCATTATAATGCTGCACCCATAATATTCTTTGTAGACGAGAACGGTAATGTATTTGGTAAAAATACTGACATGACCAATATTTCAACAGGTAAAGTCATTCAAAAAGATAAATGGTACACTTTCAGAATTGACATAGATTATGATAGTAATTTGGCAAAACTATATCTGGATGGTGAATATGTAGTAGATTTGCCAATCAAAAAGGAAGAGGGAGATTTTATAAGCTATATCCAGTTTTCCAGTGCCACCAGCTTGAGAGGAGGAACAATTGCTTACATTGATGAATTCATAGTAATACCGGATGAGGGCCATAATTTAGAAATATTGTTGGTAGAAACACAACAGGTAGATTCCTTTGAGACTTATGAGACAGGACAGGTACCAGAAGGTTATAATAGTATAACATTGGACGACAATGCAAGAACAGTTGTAAGCGACAGCTATGCTTATAGTGGATCGAAGTCTTTGAGAATATACGATAATTCCACCGCTAGTTTAGCCTATATTGAAAAAACCTTTGATCCTACTACCGATGTTACTGTAGAATTTAAAATCTATCCTGTTTCTGCCAATACCAGTTGTATAGGTTTGTATAATGGAGGAACTGGTTCTAGTTATACTTTATTTAGTATACGTATAGATTCCCAGGGTAATCTGAAATATTATGATGTAAGAAATAGAATAACTGTAGACTTAGGAAGTACCATTAACTTTAATGAATGGAGCACTATGAAGATTATTGCAAATACAACAATTGGAGCACATTTATACCTGAATGGGGAATTCGTAGGTTTAATACCCAACACTTCGAACCAAACCCAAATAGACAGAATCAATTTCCAGGGAGCAGGTACACCTCAGACTGGTGACGAATTCTATATTGATGATTTGAAAGCGCCAGGAATAGTTATAGCTGAAGAGAGCCCTGATAGTTCATTAGATACATTTGAAACTGATATAGTAGGACAGTCCCCTGAAGGTTTTATGGTGGTCAGCTCAGATGGAATATTGTCCCAGACAGTAGTAAGTGATGCTTTAGCTTTTGAAGGCTCAAAATCTTTAAGAATTTTCAGTAATACTGATCAATTGCCGGCAGCCATAGTCAAGAAGTATAATCTTTCAAAGTCAGGCAAATTTGAGTTTAGAATATATCCTGTATCTTCAGAAAATTCCTGCCAGTTTGCAATATGCAGTGGCGGAAACGAAGATAATTATTCAGTTATACAGATTAAACTGAATTCCGACGGCAGTTTATACTACTTGAGGTCGGGAGACTGGTATCCATTATCGGACAAAGGTGTAATCAAATTCAATGAATGGAATACAGTAACTATAAATGTACCGTTTATTAAAGGCAAGAATATAGCTTATGCAGATGTATTTATAAATGGTGAGTATAATGGTTCAGCAAAGTATAACAAATTTTCATTTGCTATTGACAGAATAAAATTTGTTGCCCAGGGTTCTTTAGATTCAGGTGATGAATTTTATATAGATAATCTTGCTATTGGTGCAGCAGATCCGGCATTTGCAGTACCTGATTATCCAGAAGAAGAAATTATACCTTATGTTCCAGTTGAATTAGAGTCGGTAAAAGGTTACTTAAAAAATGATACTAATCCTGAAACAGGTTCAGTAAGTATCTGGGGTGATGAAATTCAAATTGCAACTGACGCAGAAAGAGTAAGTATTGGTATTGACTTAGGGTCACCTCAGAAGGTAAATGCTATAAGAATATGGGATAAAGATAATACTGCAAGGGCAAAAGAAGAAGATTATAAAATTTATTATAGTAACGACAATATAAACTATATTAACATTCCAGGAGTGCTGTTTAATTCATATATAGACAGCGGAAGTGGCAGATTAGTACATTTGTTTGAATTCAGTGGTGTTACTGCAAGATACTTAAAAATAAATACACAATTTACTGACAGAAATTATAACTTTATACTTCAGAATCTTCAGGATGACGTGCAGGTTGAAAAAAGCGTTGAGAGGGAATACAGACTGCCAGTCGTTCCAGGATATCTGGATAATGATACCAATCCTCATTCAGGGGCATTAAATATTATTCAAGGTAAACCGTTTCCTATGTATCTTGATTACAAACGAAGAAGCGTAGGTGTTGATCTAGGTATAATCACTTTTGTTGATGCAATCGAGATATTTGATTCAGATAATGCAACCCGATTAGATAAAAACAATCTACGAATATATAAGAGTGATGATAATGTAAATTATACAGAGATTACTGGCTGGACTTTCAGCACAAGAACGGAATCTGACAGATATGTAATCAGGCTCAGTTTCCCTAAAGTCAAGGCCAAGTATATTAAAGTTCAAGCGGTCTTATATGATAGTAACGGCACGTTTATGTTGAATGATATTAGAGATGATATCAGAGCATTTTCATCTACTGAATCTGAAACATACTTTGGTGTCTTTGGAGAAAATAGAGGAGGAGAAGGCAGCTTTATAACTTTGAAAGATGGAACTCTGCTTATGGCTTTTAATGATTTTATAGAAGGAAGCGGTGATTTTTCTGAAGCCTGTTTTGGAGCAAGAAAATCAACTGACGGAGGATATACCTGGAGTGAACAATATACTCTGCTTCCAAAAGATGAAGGTGCTGTAAACATAATGATGCCAACATTGATCCGTATGGAGAATGGAGATCTGGGGCTGATATATCTGGTTAAAGAAACCAATGATATATGTAATGTATATATACGAAGATCAGAAGATGAAGGAGAAACCTGGGGAGAACGCAAGAAAATAACAACCGAGCCACAAGGCTATACCATTGTTTCCAGCGGGAACAGAGTCTTAAGGTTGTCAACCGGAAGAATAATAATACCAGTAAGCTGGGCTCCAAAAGTGAGTGATGTGTATGGCGGCGATAATACATGTGCAATGATATGGTACTCTGATGATGATGGCTACACATGGAAGAGAAGTCCGGGATGGGTCAGTCTGCCAAACGCAGCATTGGAACCTACAGTAACAGAACTCAAAAACGGACATTTACTTATGACTCTGAGAACAAGAGTGGAAGGAAAGATTTATAAATCTATATCAACCGACCAAGGATTAAGTTGGTCTCAGCCGGTTGATACCGGTCTTAAGACACCAAGTTCAACGAACGTTGTACAAACAATCCCATCAACAGGCGATGTAATAATAATATGGAACAATATTTACAGTAATGATAATGGCCCGAGAAATCCGCTCACTGTTGCCTTATCGAGAGATAACGGAACCACATGGAACCTGGTAAGAAATGTAAGAGAGGTTAGGACCAGCGGAGACCAGGCATTTCCGGTACTTGCTTTCTACGGCAGGAATGTTTATATGCAGTTTGCTACCAATAGTTATAAGACTGGCCTTAAAATTATAGACATCAGCACCTTATATAATTCGTTGGAAGCCAATGTAAAATATACTGATTTGCCTAAAGCTCCTGTGCCTGAAACTGATTTTAATCAAGCAACAGGATTATTGTCGAATGTATCACCCCGAATGAGTTACTCCATCGACGGAGGAAAAACCTGGATAATGACAGGTGGAACAAAGGTATATCTT is part of the Clostridiaceae bacterium genome and harbors:
- a CDS encoding carbohydrate ABC transporter permease, producing the protein MALLFLFPFYWMISNSFKSLFVAISIPPEWFPKKPIIDNYVQLFRHNTFRWLLNSIIVSAGTTILVLLTSSMAGYSLSKKEYPGRNQIFWLFVAVMTLPKQVLLVPLFILMREMNLFDTYTGLIVPAVGWPFGVFLMKQFTQTMPSELLQSADIDGCSEWQKFVKIVLPLVKPGLGALAIFTFMSSWNDYFWQLIMIKRTTMKTLPLGVAGFQEEFNNNYGIMMAGSTLASLPMLVVFLLFQKYFTQGITLGAIKG
- a CDS encoding DUF2341 domain-containing protein produces the protein MLFSYFTGITIANAEKFRGEIQTFGEVTAFKAYLAEKPPVLDGKLDDEVWFINNELSYAEGELPPACKMGALWDQDNLYIGLRAAGDNISTISFVISGSLEGNIHTITYDVSTNSFNKNDVGATAAVQYNAGKLEMEIALPFSSAGIVINEYYMPIYLNCKLESDNGSVSFSGSSIPSEGAKIILAGEYILLGDTCENLPAKNWVKERFPDSNYCYTNDSINSAGKPNFAEDEYFLFYHDGTNEKSAGIMKRGIDYKDGDIDVEFDLTLRDLVSVSINQAWRGFTFCIKGAVKTIKFAFVKNENNKIEFHVLYDFNSVNRVGRSEYVETSLDFNETARIKVSVTKDNTLTLYINDVQEGYFTDLNCLEGGNFIEFMTSVYNKIEGTVVAELDNILVTVPAYSSNERIVEDVLEKIDFELIKGLNDKPEMVTSDLYLPKVFNLPYISGSIPLIWESSNPDMITDDGVVQKAGGGQWVTLTVTATKGEISLSKTIEVYIPVFSETGMVGLVYNDENPYNGKLRSIGVDTDFTLDINCNSVGLDLGEQTRINRLVLRDSDSISRLSAKDLSIYISDDNVNYTKIRGWDFIKQGAVCTIYNFDVTTRYIKVHCHLDETEGADFTNNLQEILSAGYSDELLGANNGTFRYKKEIIVNNPENTKAYDGIIYLTLEGLDIPEVYLKPDKSDIRFVMEENISRILYHYYDGKGFYVRIPEIQPNDSQKITVYYGNPSAESVSNGQGTFEIEYGNRTVKDLTVSSVFNDNLVVQQMPDGSLIAIANKAQKPCAIYQRVSTDGGRTWSEPRILVDASNNRRNEAGGFLVDGNRVYLIYYQYDNFNAENMALSDCKLAIIYTDDSGKTWSQPYIVDTNHSYSLTYSNGIKTSIADGEGPNVDYVIPYHFQSSDTGSFNVSVIYSTDSGKTWTSSLSQIDFQGPAGFEGGPTEAAIAELSDGRLTLLMRCQYSGVEKFCQSFSDDYGITWQETAVSSNVYAPNTMPVLDRYNDDIVLVWGGNNALGGTSYKRFPLTVAYSQDDMNTWKGNLDMFSKTSLADLFSPNNVVQPDVTPSNYLGSDDYFIGWWNNWNGVKGILIEDFGDYLYKTKGAYSGFENSSLKYDGWLEAGTTIELSQDRSSHGNGSMKIIDQAGVIARASRSFPSITKGSIQFDVNFEALDTQFYVELKTAYSNTHYNAAPIIFFVDENGNVFGKNTDMTNISTGKVIQKDKWYTFRIDIDYDSNLAKLYLDGEYVVDLPIKKEEGDFISYIQFSSATSLRGGTIAYIDEFIVIPDEGHNLEILLVETQQVDSFETYETGQVPEGYNSITLDDNARTVVSDSYAYSGSKSLRIYDNSTASLAYIEKTFDPTTDVTVEFKIYPVSANTSCIGLYNGGTGSSYTLFSIRIDSQGNLKYYDVRNRITVDLGSTINFNEWSTMKIIANTTIGAHLYLNGEFVGLIPNTSNQTQIDRINFQGAGTPQTGDEFYIDDLKAPGIVIAEESPDSSLDTFETDIVGQSPEGFMVVSSDGILSQTVVSDALAFEGSKSLRIFSNTDQLPAAIVKKYNLSKSGKFEFRIYPVSSENSCQFAICSGGNEDNYSVIQIKLNSDGSLYYLRSGDWYPLSDKGVIKFNEWNTVTINVPFIKGKNIAYADVFINGEYNGSAKYNKFSFAIDRIKFVAQGSLDSGDEFYIDNLAIGAADPAFAVPDYPEEEIIPYVPVELESVKGYLKNDTNPETGSVSIWGDEIQIATDAERVSIGIDLGSPQKVNAIRIWDKDNTARAKEEDYKIYYSNDNINYINIPGVLFNSYIDSGSGRLVHLFEFSGVTARYLKINTQFTDRNYNFILQNLQDDVQVEKSVEREYRLPVVPGYLDNDTNPHSGALNIIQGKPFPMYLDYKRRSVGVDLGIITFVDAIEIFDSDNATRLDKNNLRIYKSDDNVNYTEITGWTFSTRTESDRYVIRLSFPKVKAKYIKVQAVLYDSNGTFMLNDIRDDIRAFSSTESETYFGVFGENRGGEGSFITLKDGTLLMAFNDFIEGSGDFSEACFGARKSTDGGYTWSEQYTLLPKDEGAVNIMMPTLIRMENGDLGLIYLVKETNDICNVYIRRSEDEGETWGERKKITTEPQGYTIVSSGNRVLRLSTGRIIIPVSWAPKVSDVYGGDNTCAMIWYSDDDGYTWKRSPGWVSLPNAALEPTVTELKNGHLLMTLRTRVEGKIYKSISTDQGLSWSQPVDTGLKTPSSTNVVQTIPSTGDVIIIWNNIYSNDNGPRNPLTVALSRDNGTTWNLVRNVREVRTSGDQAFPVLAFYGRNVYMQFATNSYKTGLKIIDISTLYNSLEANVKYTDLPKAPVPETDFNQATGLLSNVSPRMSYSIDGGKTWIMTGGTKVYLDIEKLSEVYGIQVRDNGDATQAMSDIQYIPYVINRGILVDSIAELSDDSIEIDETGGIVNYKLELYPSVSRNTSKARIRSSLLMDAIKAVIEEKNRLNINGTIEINVAAPEDGGEVVLILPQEAIEALIKENIQLIINTPLGRIIFDKGALDAIKASAGEEIEIIIGKLNNQNISAKEPEKILDRPAYEFTIKSGNRVISDFGNGKVFIIIPYKLREGEKEENIIVYRLDSNGELINVRAFYRDGFVLIILKTFSEYIIGYNEVVFNDVHDEWFAKAVNFISARNITKGIGNNQYGPHLTVTRGQFIKMLCDAYGIQPVTSGDNFADAGNTWYTPYLAVAKQIGISKGVGDNRFAPEQEITREEMFTLLYNALIITGEAEITDIKDDILDKFEDSQNISPWALDAFKYLVSKGLVVGDGKKLAPKSGANRAEMAQIFYNLLSK
- a CDS encoding sugar ABC transporter permease, producing LLVLGNVPLVLIFSFFISVVVYNKSEFIRSFTRAAFYFPAVSSVVSIGLVWKWIFNPIHGILNYVLGIFGIEGVNWLGDKRYALPSLVIVLFTLSLGQPVILYIASIGNIPATYAEAAEIDGASRWVQIRKIIWPLVKPTTLYIIIITTINSFQTFAIVQLLTGGGPFYSTSTIVFQLYKTAFEFGEFGLATAMGVILAVIVVIISVFQYKYLSTDIEY